In the Deinococcus ficus genome, one interval contains:
- the fabD gene encoding ACP S-malonyltransferase, with protein sequence MKIAALFPGQGSHAVGMGVDIAGRFTAAEQVYAIKEDTLPGLRELVEAGPFDELTLTANQQPALVAASVAAYRAWVQHRGLTPAFAAGHSLGEYSALVASGALDLADALRLTRRRGQLMQEAVPVGVGAMSAIMGDPQVVQDVCAATPGVVQPANFNAPTQTVISGEAAAVAAAGAELKARGLKAIPLKVSAPFHCALMQPAQDGLSPDLNATAFHAPQFPVYANVTAQPATDPAALPDLLARQITGSVRWVETIQALHAAGATVFIEFGPGTVLTGLVKRILPDARTLNVGTAEHIEDFSL encoded by the coding sequence ATGAAGATCGCCGCGCTCTTTCCCGGACAGGGGTCGCACGCCGTCGGCATGGGCGTGGACATCGCGGGCCGCTTCACGGCGGCCGAGCAGGTGTACGCCATCAAGGAAGACACCCTGCCCGGCCTGCGGGAACTCGTGGAGGCCGGTCCCTTCGACGAACTCACCCTGACCGCCAACCAGCAGCCGGCCCTGGTCGCCGCGAGCGTCGCCGCGTACCGTGCCTGGGTGCAGCACCGCGGCCTCACGCCGGCCTTCGCGGCCGGGCACAGCCTCGGGGAGTACAGCGCCCTGGTCGCCTCCGGCGCACTGGACCTCGCCGACGCGCTGCGCCTCACCCGCCGCCGCGGGCAGCTGATGCAGGAAGCCGTGCCGGTGGGCGTCGGCGCCATGAGCGCCATCATGGGTGATCCTCAGGTCGTGCAGGACGTCTGCGCCGCCACGCCCGGCGTGGTGCAGCCCGCCAACTTCAACGCCCCCACCCAGACCGTGATCAGCGGCGAGGCCGCCGCCGTGGCCGCCGCCGGCGCCGAACTGAAGGCCCGGGGCCTCAAGGCCATTCCGCTGAAGGTCAGCGCGCCCTTCCACTGCGCGCTGATGCAGCCCGCGCAGGACGGCCTGAGCCCCGACCTGAACGCCACCGCCTTCCACGCGCCGCAGTTCCCGGTGTACGCCAACGTCACCGCGCAGCCCGCCACCGACCCCGCTGCGCTCCCGGACCTGCTCGCCCGGCAGATCACCGGCAGCGTGCGCTGGGTGGAGACCATTCAGGCGCTGCACGCCGCGGGCGCCACCGTGTTCATCGAGTTCGGGCCCGGCACGGTCCTCACCGGGCTCGTCAAGCGCATCCTCCCGGACGCCCGGACCCTGAACGTCGGCACCGCCGAGCACATCGAGGACTTCAGCCTGTGA
- a CDS encoding DinB family protein, with protein sequence MTPHGRDDVLRGLAGAQADWTAYAAALPLDAFFRAPAPGRWAPAGHLRHLTLTHRRVTQGLGMPRPALRVMFGAPSTHRPYPEVVTAYRAALAAGGTAPDRYVPAPDTDPTEATEATRTAVLDGYARGAEALRAALARWPDAALDTHALPHDLLGRLSVRELAYFTLYHDLHHLRGVQAALEPS encoded by the coding sequence GTGACCCCCCACGGCCGCGACGACGTGCTGCGCGGCCTTGCCGGCGCCCAGGCCGACTGGACGGCGTACGCCGCCGCTCTGCCGCTGGACGCGTTCTTCCGCGCGCCCGCCCCGGGCCGCTGGGCACCGGCCGGCCACCTGCGCCACCTCACCCTCACGCACCGCCGCGTCACGCAGGGCCTCGGGATGCCCCGCCCCGCGCTGCGCGTGATGTTCGGCGCGCCCTCCACCCACCGCCCCTACCCGGAGGTGGTGACCGCCTACCGGGCGGCCCTCGCGGCGGGCGGCACCGCCCCCGACCGGTACGTGCCCGCCCCCGACACCGACCCCACCGAGGCCACCGAGGCCACCCGCACCGCCGTGCTGGATGGGTACGCGCGCGGTGCCGAAGCCCTGCGCGCCGCCCTGGCCCGCTGGCCGGACGCCGCGCTGGACACCCACGCCCTTCCACATGACCTGCTGGGCCGCCTGAGCGTGCGGGAACTGGCCTACTTCACCCTCTACCACGACCTTCACCATCTGCGCGGCGTGCAGGCCGCCCTGGAGCCCTCATGA
- the fabG gene encoding 3-oxoacyl-[acyl-carrier-protein] reductase, whose translation MTDPVSSPKKVALVTGSSRGLGRAMALKLAQDGFAVAVHYGRNEAEAQKVAQEIAQAGGAAEVFGADLTVPANATKLVEDVIAQMGRLDVLVNNAGITRDTLAIRMKDEDWDAVLQTNLSSAFTASRAAIKHMMRARTGRIINIASVVGLTGNPGQANYVASKAGLIGLTKALAKEYGGRGITVNALAPGFIASDMTAELNGETQKTYLANIPLGRFGQPEEVAAVVSFLASDAAAYVTGQTIGVDGGMNPA comes from the coding sequence ATGACTGACCCTGTTTCCTCCCCGAAGAAAGTCGCCCTGGTGACCGGCAGCAGCCGCGGCCTGGGCCGCGCCATGGCCCTGAAACTCGCGCAGGACGGCTTTGCCGTGGCCGTGCATTACGGCCGCAACGAGGCCGAGGCGCAGAAGGTCGCGCAGGAGATCGCGCAGGCCGGCGGCGCTGCCGAGGTGTTCGGCGCCGACCTCACCGTGCCTGCCAACGCCACGAAACTTGTGGAGGACGTGATCGCGCAGATGGGCCGCCTGGACGTGCTCGTGAACAACGCCGGCATCACCCGCGACACTCTCGCCATTCGCATGAAGGACGAGGACTGGGACGCCGTCCTCCAGACGAACCTCAGCAGCGCCTTCACCGCCAGCCGCGCGGCCATCAAACACATGATGCGCGCCCGCACCGGCCGGATCATCAACATTGCGTCCGTGGTGGGCCTCACCGGGAACCCCGGGCAGGCGAACTACGTGGCCAGCAAGGCCGGCCTGATCGGCCTGACCAAGGCCCTGGCCAAGGAGTACGGCGGGCGCGGCATCACCGTGAACGCCCTGGCGCCCGGCTTCATCGCCAGCGACATGACGGCCGAACTGAACGGCGAGACGCAGAAGACCTACCTCGCGAACATTCCGCTCGGCCGGTTCGGGCAGCCGGAGGAGGTGGCGGCCGTGGTGAGCTTCCTCGCATCGGACGCCGCAGCGTATGTGACCGGGCAGACCATCGGCGTGGACGGCGGGATGAACCCCGCCTGA
- the acpP gene encoding acyl carrier protein: MATFDDVKDVIVEKLGVDADKVVPEARFVEDLGADSLETVELIMGLEDKFGVTISDEDAEGIRTVQAAIDYIESRQ; this comes from the coding sequence ATGGCTACTTTTGATGACGTGAAAGATGTGATCGTCGAGAAGCTCGGCGTTGATGCGGACAAGGTGGTGCCCGAGGCCCGTTTCGTGGAGGACCTGGGCGCCGACAGCCTGGAGACCGTGGAACTGATCATGGGTCTGGAAGACAAGTTCGGCGTGACCATCAGCGACGAGGACGCCGAAGGCATCCGCACCGTGCAGGCCGCCATCGATTACATCGAAAGCCGGCAGTAA
- the fabF gene encoding beta-ketoacyl-ACP synthase II, producing the protein MTMTGLKRVVITGLGPVTPIGTGAQAYADAQRAGKSGITRTTRYDPVNVASKIAGEVKEDLAQWVDAREARKLDRYVQLALAAAQLAVEDSGLSEEELRGERTGTVIGSGIGGIKTFEDQSRVMFERDASRVSPMFVPMMIANMATGHVAMKFGATGPSSTVVTACATGTGAVGDAARYIQLGLADVMIAGGTEAAVTELAMGGFANMKALSTRNDEPETASRPFSASRDGFVLGEGAGVLVLEEYEHAVRRGAKIYAEIVGYGTSADAHHITMPAPQGAGAQVAMRMALSTAGINPDQVGYINAHGTSTHFNDLHETQGIKHVFGDHAKNLAVSSTKSMTGHLLGAAGAIEAIAVAQALKDGVLPPTINLTDPDPDLDLDYIPEGAREQQVEYALSNSFAFGGQNAALVFKKV; encoded by the coding sequence ATGACGATGACAGGTTTGAAACGGGTGGTGATCACCGGCCTCGGCCCGGTCACGCCCATCGGCACCGGCGCCCAGGCGTACGCCGACGCCCAGCGCGCCGGGAAAAGCGGCATCACCCGCACCACGCGCTACGACCCGGTGAATGTCGCCAGCAAGATCGCCGGGGAAGTCAAGGAGGACCTCGCGCAGTGGGTGGACGCCCGCGAGGCCCGCAAACTCGACCGCTACGTGCAGCTGGCCCTGGCCGCCGCGCAGCTGGCCGTGGAGGACAGCGGCCTGAGCGAGGAGGAACTGCGCGGCGAGCGCACCGGCACGGTGATCGGCAGCGGCATCGGCGGGATCAAGACCTTCGAGGACCAGTCCCGCGTGATGTTCGAACGCGACGCCAGCCGCGTGAGCCCCATGTTCGTACCCATGATGATCGCGAACATGGCGACCGGGCACGTCGCCATGAAGTTCGGCGCGACCGGCCCGAGCAGCACCGTCGTGACCGCCTGCGCCACCGGCACCGGCGCCGTGGGCGACGCCGCCCGCTACATCCAGCTGGGCCTCGCGGACGTCATGATCGCCGGCGGCACCGAGGCGGCCGTGACCGAACTCGCCATGGGCGGCTTCGCGAACATGAAGGCCCTGTCCACCCGCAACGACGAGCCCGAAACGGCCAGCCGGCCCTTCTCCGCCAGCCGGGACGGCTTCGTGCTCGGCGAGGGCGCGGGCGTGCTGGTCCTGGAAGAGTACGAGCACGCAGTCAGGCGCGGCGCGAAGATCTACGCCGAGATCGTCGGGTACGGCACCAGCGCCGACGCGCACCACATCACCATGCCCGCCCCGCAGGGCGCCGGCGCGCAGGTCGCCATGCGTATGGCCCTGAGTACCGCCGGGATCAATCCCGATCAGGTGGGGTACATCAACGCGCACGGCACCAGCACGCACTTCAACGACCTGCACGAAACGCAGGGCATCAAGCACGTGTTCGGCGACCACGCGAAGAACCTGGCGGTGAGCAGCACCAAGAGCATGACCGGGCACCTGCTCGGCGCGGCCGGCGCCATCGAGGCGATCGCCGTGGCGCAGGCCCTCAAGGACGGCGTGCTGCCCCCCACCATCAACCTCACCGACCCGGACCCGGACCTGGACCTGGACTACATCCCCGAAGGTGCGCGCGAGCAGCAGGTGGAGTACGCCCTGAGCAACTCCTTCGCGTTCGGCGGGCAGAACGCCGCCCTGGTGTTCAAGAAAGTCTGA
- a CDS encoding YqjF family protein, producing MARPWVLSMNWTDLAFLNWPADARALQATLPPGVQLDTFGGQAWLSVVPFRMEHVVPRGLGHVSRGVSFTELNLRTYVTVNGVPGVWFYSLDADHALTVRAARRLLFLPYRHARMWHDRDGDVHRFASTRTHPGEPGATFAAAYRPAGEVFHAAPGTLDHWLTDRLCFYSADARGRLYRGRVEHGPWPLQPARCELPLNTLTAALGLPQTGAPHALYADRLPVRARIPERVR from the coding sequence ATGGCGCGGCCGTGGGTGCTCAGCATGAACTGGACCGACCTGGCGTTCCTGAACTGGCCCGCCGACGCCCGGGCCCTCCAGGCGACCCTGCCGCCCGGCGTGCAGCTGGACACCTTCGGCGGGCAGGCGTGGCTGAGCGTCGTGCCGTTCCGGATGGAGCACGTCGTGCCCCGCGGCCTGGGCCATGTCTCGCGGGGCGTGAGCTTCACCGAGCTGAACCTGCGGACCTATGTCACGGTGAACGGCGTGCCCGGCGTGTGGTTCTACAGCCTGGACGCCGACCATGCCCTGACCGTCCGCGCGGCCCGCCGCCTGCTCTTCCTGCCGTACCGGCACGCCCGCATGTGGCACGACCGGGATGGGGACGTGCACCGCTTCGCGAGCACCCGCACCCACCCCGGCGAGCCCGGCGCCACTTTTGCCGCCGCGTACCGCCCGGCGGGCGAGGTGTTCCACGCGGCGCCCGGTACGCTGGACCACTGGCTGACCGACCGGCTGTGCTTCTACAGCGCCGACGCCCGCGGCCGCCTGTACCGGGGGCGGGTGGAGCACGGCCCGTGGCCGCTCCAGCCGGCCCGCTGCGAACTCCCGCTGAACACCCTCACGGCCGCCCTGGGCCTTCCCCAGACCGGGGCGCCGCACGCGCTGTACGCCGACCGCCTGCCCGTGCGCGCCCGGATTCCGGAGCGCGTCCGCTGA
- the ppk1 gene encoding polyphosphate kinase 1 codes for MTVKPEPTPSDPPAPDPSAGQDGAARPRRKGGSGQTADTPKNRARRAPRKPRVPPELPEELPVRSHSTVARPESRFLNRELSWLAFNERVLAEARDPRNPPLERLKFSAICGSNLDEFFMVRVAGVHRQIAARVGIPSPDGLLPRETLALVRARTHEMLQEIEHAARTALGVLAEHGVALTSVADLGKKARAHLREHYLSEIQPVLTPLIVDPSHPFPYLSNLSLNLAVLLHAGKDETPDFARVKVPVGVLPRIVNLDGTLLLLEDVIAAHIAELFKGRRVLSTHVFRVTRNTDYEFEEEEAEDLLATIEDGLRRRRFGAAVRLEINHDMPRPVTRFLQEKLHLAPEDIFTLQGPLGTADLMGFPVDRPDLAFPPFTPALSDLEGDDECVFDVLKRGDVVLHHPYDSFVNVLDFLEQAAHDPDVLAIKQTLYRTGDDPRLLTSLRTAAEEGKQVVALIELKARFDEQRNISVARKLERAGAHVVYGVPGLKTHAKVTLVVRREPGGLRRYVHVGTGNYNPKTARLYTDLSLLSADPDLGADVAELFNHLTGYAEAEYARLLVAPDSARSGFEALLEREAEHAAAGLDAWARIKVNSLTDPGLIEALYRASQAGVRVDLVIRGVCCLRPGVPGLSETIRVHSLLGRYLEHARVYAFGNAGTPEVYFGSADWMSRNLDRRVEVVAPMLDDAHRDALLGLMDTEWTDQRGSWELGPDGVYVKCAGELSAQQTFAQARHSG; via the coding sequence ATGACCGTGAAGCCCGAGCCCACCCCGTCCGACCCGCCGGCCCCCGACCCCAGTGCGGGCCAGGACGGCGCCGCCCGCCCGCGGAGGAAGGGTGGGTCCGGTCAGACCGCCGACACCCCGAAGAACCGGGCCCGCCGCGCGCCCCGCAAGCCCAGGGTGCCACCGGAACTCCCGGAGGAGCTGCCGGTGCGGTCGCACAGCACCGTGGCCCGGCCGGAAAGCCGCTTCCTGAACCGCGAACTGTCGTGGCTGGCGTTCAACGAGCGGGTGCTGGCCGAGGCCCGCGACCCGCGCAACCCGCCGCTGGAACGCCTGAAGTTCTCCGCGATCTGCGGCAGCAACCTGGACGAGTTCTTCATGGTGCGCGTGGCGGGCGTGCACCGCCAGATCGCCGCCCGCGTCGGCATTCCCAGCCCGGACGGCCTGCTGCCGCGCGAGACGCTGGCCCTGGTGCGCGCCCGCACGCACGAGATGCTGCAGGAGATCGAGCACGCCGCCCGCACGGCGCTGGGCGTGCTCGCGGAGCACGGCGTGGCCCTGACCAGCGTCGCGGACCTGGGCAAGAAGGCCCGCGCGCACCTGCGCGAGCACTACCTGTCGGAAATCCAGCCGGTGCTCACGCCGCTGATCGTGGACCCCAGCCACCCCTTCCCGTACCTCAGCAACCTCAGCCTGAACCTCGCGGTACTGCTGCACGCCGGGAAGGACGAAACGCCGGACTTCGCGCGGGTCAAGGTGCCGGTGGGCGTGCTGCCGCGCATCGTGAACCTGGACGGCACGCTGCTGCTGCTCGAAGACGTGATCGCCGCGCACATCGCGGAGCTGTTCAAGGGCCGGCGGGTGCTGTCCACGCACGTGTTCCGCGTGACCCGCAACACCGACTACGAGTTCGAGGAAGAGGAGGCTGAGGACCTGCTCGCCACCATCGAGGACGGCCTGCGCCGCCGGCGGTTCGGCGCGGCCGTACGCCTGGAGATCAACCACGACATGCCCCGACCGGTCACGCGTTTCCTGCAGGAGAAGCTGCACCTCGCGCCGGAGGACATCTTCACGCTGCAGGGCCCGCTGGGCACCGCCGACCTGATGGGTTTCCCGGTGGACCGCCCGGATCTGGCCTTCCCGCCTTTCACGCCGGCCCTGAGCGACCTGGAAGGCGACGACGAGTGCGTGTTCGACGTGCTGAAACGCGGGGACGTGGTGCTGCACCACCCGTACGACTCGTTCGTGAACGTCCTGGATTTCCTGGAGCAGGCCGCGCACGACCCGGACGTCCTGGCGATCAAGCAGACGCTGTACCGCACCGGCGACGACCCGCGCCTCCTCACCTCCCTGCGCACCGCCGCGGAGGAGGGCAAGCAGGTGGTCGCCCTGATCGAACTCAAGGCCCGCTTCGACGAGCAGCGCAACATCAGCGTGGCCCGCAAACTGGAGCGCGCGGGGGCGCACGTGGTGTACGGCGTGCCGGGCCTCAAGACGCACGCGAAGGTGACCCTGGTGGTGCGCCGCGAACCCGGCGGTCTCCGGCGGTACGTGCATGTCGGCACCGGGAACTACAACCCGAAAACCGCGCGGCTGTACACCGACCTGAGCCTGCTGAGCGCCGACCCGGACCTGGGCGCGGACGTGGCGGAACTGTTCAACCACCTGACCGGGTACGCCGAGGCCGAGTACGCCCGGCTGCTCGTCGCGCCGGACTCGGCCCGCTCGGGATTCGAGGCGCTGCTGGAACGCGAGGCCGAGCACGCCGCCGCGGGCCTGGACGCCTGGGCACGCATCAAGGTGAACTCCCTGACCGACCCGGGCCTGATCGAGGCGCTGTACCGCGCGTCACAGGCGGGCGTGCGGGTGGACCTGGTGATCCGGGGCGTGTGCTGCCTGCGTCCCGGCGTGCCGGGCCTGTCGGAGACCATCCGGGTGCACAGCCTGCTGGGCCGCTACCTGGAGCACGCCCGCGTGTATGCCTTCGGGAACGCGGGGACGCCGGAGGTGTACTTCGGCAGCGCGGACTGGATGAGCCGCAACCTCGACCGCCGGGTGGAGGTCGTGGCCCCCATGCTGGACGACGCGCACCGCGACGCCCTGCTGGGCCTGATGGACACCGAGTGGACCGACCAGCGCGGCTCGTGGGAACTCGGGCCGGACGGCGTGTACGTGAAGTGCGCCGGGGAACTCAGCGCCCAGCAGACCTTCGCCCAGGCCCGCCACAGCGGCTAG
- a CDS encoding DinB family protein — protein sequence MTALPPPADRAVREHLRALLTTAQAHQTLEDVLRDFPLARVTERVHGLPYSAWEVLWHLRFTQRDILNFVRDDTYQEVPWPDAYWPAPGTAADWAAQVQAYRDDLAALLNLLDDPATDLLAPVPNGSGQTWLREFLLVADHTAYHAGQLLLLRRLLA from the coding sequence ATGACGGCCCTGCCCCCGCCCGCCGACCGCGCCGTGCGTGAGCACCTGCGCGCCCTGCTGACCACCGCCCAGGCCCACCAGACGCTGGAGGACGTCCTGCGGGACTTTCCGCTGGCCCGGGTGACGGAGCGCGTACATGGTCTCCCCTACTCCGCGTGGGAGGTGCTGTGGCACCTGCGCTTCACGCAGCGCGACATCCTGAACTTCGTGCGTGATGACACGTACCAGGAGGTGCCCTGGCCGGACGCGTACTGGCCTGCGCCGGGCACCGCCGCCGACTGGGCCGCGCAGGTCCAGGCGTACCGGGACGACCTTGCGGCGCTGCTGAACCTGCTGGACGACCCCGCCACCGACCTGCTCGCCCCCGTGCCGAACGGCAGCGGGCAGACGTGGCTGCGGGAGTTCCTGCTGGTGGCCGACCACACCGCGTACCACGCCGGGCAGCTTCTGCTGCTGCGGCGCCTGCTGGCGTGA
- a CDS encoding 30S ribosomal protein S1, protein MEDNTQTPAEQGGTQPTTGTDTTSSQPVVTPAPAASTSTEREYPEMTMEDILATEAQDATAVSRGDIVDGTIVFIGQEGIAVDIGAKVEGIIPLNQLGEEAVTLEQAQEMYKAGETIEAYVVRVDLPNSQIVLSKKRADQDKGWRVLEKMQEADEAFEVEVLEKVRGGLVAQVEGIRAFLPASQVDTRRVNDLDPYVGKPLMVKLIELNRKRNRVIISHRAIMEAQKAKAREATVGQLTSGAQFEGEVVEITDFGVFVNLGGIDGLVHRSELTYGRFNHPRDVVKVGDKVQVQVIDVDEGRERINLSMKALTQDPWEGATERYSIGQHVKGKVTNLTNFGAFVELEPGLEGLVHVSEMSWTKRVRHPNEVLKEGDEVEAVILRIDPKDRRISLGIRQTTDDPWSALPDRYPPGTPVKGKITGMTDFGVFMEIEEGIEGLIHISELDLNRVNNPADLFKKGDEIEAMILNIDPVEQRASLSRRRFLGGGAAPTQGGGSRDFVSQGGGSRSDRYSAGGGRGGGRGGRGGADYAYNAKDAQQGGKISTKLGDVYADLFAQFGLGNDKKDDAKTEDGGESTQSE, encoded by the coding sequence ATGGAAGACAACACCCAGACCCCCGCCGAGCAGGGCGGGACTCAGCCCACGACGGGCACCGACACCACCAGCAGCCAGCCGGTCGTGACCCCCGCCCCCGCCGCCAGCACGAGCACCGAGCGCGAATACCCCGAGATGACCATGGAGGACATCCTCGCCACTGAGGCGCAGGATGCCACCGCCGTCTCCCGCGGCGACATCGTGGACGGCACCATCGTGTTCATCGGCCAAGAAGGCATCGCGGTCGACATCGGCGCCAAGGTCGAGGGCATCATCCCCCTGAACCAGCTCGGCGAGGAAGCCGTCACGCTGGAGCAGGCCCAGGAGATGTACAAGGCCGGCGAGACCATCGAAGCGTACGTCGTGCGCGTCGACCTGCCCAACAGCCAGATCGTGCTCAGCAAGAAGCGCGCCGATCAGGACAAGGGCTGGCGCGTCCTGGAGAAGATGCAGGAAGCCGACGAGGCCTTCGAAGTCGAAGTGCTGGAGAAGGTGCGCGGCGGTCTGGTCGCCCAGGTCGAAGGCATCCGCGCGTTCCTGCCTGCCAGCCAGGTGGACACCCGCCGCGTGAACGACCTTGACCCCTACGTGGGCAAGCCCCTGATGGTCAAGCTCATCGAGCTCAACCGCAAGCGCAACCGCGTGATCATCAGCCACCGCGCCATCATGGAAGCGCAGAAGGCCAAGGCCCGCGAGGCCACCGTCGGCCAGCTGACCTCCGGCGCGCAGTTCGAAGGTGAAGTCGTCGAGATCACCGACTTCGGCGTGTTCGTGAACCTGGGCGGCATCGACGGCCTCGTTCACCGCAGCGAACTCACCTACGGCCGCTTCAACCACCCCCGCGACGTGGTCAAGGTGGGCGACAAGGTCCAGGTCCAGGTTATCGACGTGGACGAGGGCCGCGAGCGCATCAACCTGAGCATGAAGGCCCTGACCCAGGACCCCTGGGAAGGTGCCACCGAGCGCTACAGCATCGGCCAGCACGTCAAGGGCAAGGTCACGAACCTCACCAACTTCGGTGCGTTCGTCGAACTGGAACCCGGCCTGGAAGGCCTGGTGCACGTCAGCGAGATGAGCTGGACCAAGCGCGTGCGTCACCCCAACGAAGTGCTCAAGGAAGGCGACGAGGTCGAAGCCGTCATCCTGCGCATCGATCCGAAGGACCGCCGCATCAGCCTCGGGATTCGTCAGACCACGGACGATCCCTGGAGCGCGCTGCCTGACCGCTACCCGCCCGGCACCCCCGTGAAGGGCAAGATCACCGGCATGACCGACTTCGGCGTGTTCATGGAGATCGAGGAAGGCATCGAGGGCCTGATCCACATCAGCGAACTCGACCTGAACCGCGTGAACAACCCTGCCGACCTGTTCAAGAAGGGCGACGAGATCGAAGCCATGATCCTGAACATCGACCCCGTGGAGCAGCGCGCCAGCCTCAGCCGTCGCCGCTTCCTGGGCGGCGGCGCGGCCCCCACGCAGGGCGGCGGCAGCCGTGACTTCGTCAGCCAGGGCGGCGGCAGCCGCAGCGACCGGTACAGCGCCGGTGGCGGGCGTGGCGGTGGCCGTGGCGGCCGTGGCGGCGCGGACTACGCGTACAACGCCAAGGACGCCCAGCAGGGCGGCAAGATCAGCACCAAGCTCGGCGACGTGTACGCCGACCTGTTCGCCCAGTTCGGCCTCGGCAACGACAAGAAGGACGATGCCAAGACCGAAGACGGCGGCGAGAGCACCCAGAGCGAGTAA
- a CDS encoding ABC transporter substrate-binding protein → MLRHRLAPALILPLTLGALTLGAAQAQSGTQPTELRLGVFPNVTHAAGLVGVQRGIFQKELGGVKLVVKEFANGSQINEAFAAGAIDAAYVGPGPAMNAFMRGVPIKVYAGAANAGAVLVARKDSGVRNVKALSGKKVAVPTRGSTQDISLRHLLHENGLKATDEGGTVSIVPIDPANMPAAFAARQVDAALVQEPWGAVMESQGAKLIVNEKGIWANGNYTTTVLVVNTTYASKYPTALRGLLRGHLTAIDFIKRSNAGAQKAVAEQIYSFTGKRPNTNELFRALARTKVTWDINLSTLGEYAQLNKEAGFARDVPDLGRFVDLSVIRGLAK, encoded by the coding sequence ATGCTCCGACACCGGCTCGCGCCCGCCCTTATCCTTCCCCTCACACTTGGCGCCCTCACCCTCGGCGCCGCTCAGGCCCAGAGCGGCACGCAACCCACCGAACTGCGCCTGGGCGTGTTTCCCAACGTCACCCACGCCGCCGGACTGGTCGGGGTGCAGCGCGGCATCTTCCAGAAAGAACTCGGCGGCGTGAAACTGGTCGTCAAGGAATTCGCCAACGGCTCCCAGATCAACGAGGCGTTCGCCGCCGGCGCCATCGACGCCGCCTACGTCGGCCCGGGCCCTGCCATGAACGCCTTCATGCGCGGCGTGCCCATCAAGGTGTACGCCGGGGCCGCCAACGCCGGCGCGGTACTGGTCGCCCGCAAGGACAGCGGGGTGCGCAACGTCAAGGCGCTTTCCGGGAAGAAGGTGGCCGTGCCCACCCGCGGCAGCACCCAGGACATCAGCCTGCGCCACCTGCTGCACGAGAACGGCCTGAAGGCCACCGACGAGGGCGGCACCGTGAGCATCGTGCCGATCGACCCCGCCAACATGCCCGCCGCCTTCGCTGCCAGGCAGGTGGACGCCGCACTCGTGCAGGAACCCTGGGGCGCCGTGATGGAAAGCCAGGGTGCCAAGCTGATCGTGAACGAGAAAGGCATCTGGGCGAACGGGAACTACACCACCACCGTACTCGTCGTGAACACCACCTACGCCAGCAAGTACCCCACCGCGCTGCGCGGGCTGCTGCGCGGGCACCTGACGGCCATCGACTTCATCAAGCGCAGCAACGCCGGCGCCCAGAAGGCCGTGGCCGAACAGATCTACAGCTTCACCGGCAAGCGCCCCAACACCAACGAACTGTTCCGGGCCCTGGCGCGCACCAAGGTCACCTGGGACATCAACCTGAGCACCCTCGGCGAATACGCCCAGCTGAACAAGGAAGCGGGCTTCGCGCGGGACGTCCCGGACCTGGGCCGCTTCGTGGACCTCAGCGTGATCCGCGGCCTCGCGAAGTAA